The following coding sequences lie in one Arachis hypogaea cultivar Tifrunner chromosome 9, arahy.Tifrunner.gnm2.J5K5, whole genome shotgun sequence genomic window:
- the LOC140175235 gene encoding uncharacterized protein, whose amino-acid sequence MVESERLKFFRCKQPQLRVDKYKCLDENLINGDVDDVRLGKRIILSSTFTGGPRYAGYPSYFITMTCNPEWDEIKREVSPIGLKAEDRPDILCRVFQIKFDGLIDNLKERKIFDKILGYDIDKHITAEISDENERPNLHGAFQNYMVHGPCGPYNKNSPCMKNGSCLKFYPKEFRQQTLIDEAGFPKYRRTDNGQIVKKRECVLDNKFIVSYNPELLLKFGCHINMEYTCQTSSIKYLFKYVHKGNDRVTATLYNAGDPSEATQVVDEIRNYYDCRYISACEAVWHLFGYKSKRNNHL is encoded by the exons ATGGTGGAATCAGAGAGGTTAAAATTCTTTAGGTGTAAACAACCACAGTTGAGGGTTGATAAATACAAATGTCTGGATGAAAATCTTATAAACGGGGATGTAGATGATGTAAGGCTTGGCAAAAGAATCATTCTTTCCAGTACTTTTACCGGTGGACCTAG ATATGCAGGATATCCTAGCTATTTTATCACCATGACCTGTAATCCTGAATGGGATGAGATAAAAAGAGAAGTGTCTCCCATTGGATTGAAGGCAGAAGACCGTCCTGATATATTATGTCGAGTTTTCCAGATCAAGTTTGATGGTTTGATTGATAacctaaaagagagaaaaatcttTGACAAAATTTTAGGAT atgacatagacaaacatataacaGCTGAGATTTCTGATGAAAATGAAAGGCCAAATCTACATGGAGCTTTTCAAAATTACATGGTACATGGTCCATGTGGTCCGTACAACAAGAATTCACCTTGCATGAAGAATGGATCCTGTTTAAAGTTCTATCCTAAAGAGTTTAGACAGCAAACACTCATTGATGAGGCCGGATTTCCCAAATATAGACGTACTGATAATGGTCAAATAGTGAAGAAAAGGGAATGTGTACTAGACAATAAGTTCATTGTTTCGTATAATCCAGAATTGTTGCTCAAGTTCGGGTGCCACATAAATATGGAATACACATGCCAAACGAGTTCTATTAAGTATCTGTTTAAGTATGTACACAAGGGTAATGACCGCGTAACAGCTACTCTATACAATGCTGGTGATCCGTCAGAAGCCACACAAGTTGTTGACGAAATTAGGAATTACTACGATTGTAGGTACATTTCGGCATGTGAGGCAGTCTGGCATCTATTTGGATACAAATCCAAAAGAAATAACCATTTGTGA